Genomic DNA from Streptomyces sp. GS7:
ATCGCCTGGCGCTATCGCCACCTGGCATCTCCGTCTTCCGGGCGAACTCCGTTCAGACTCAACGGCACCAAGAAATCCGCAGGGCCCCGGCCGCCGCCCCACACGGCGGCCGTACGGCCCTCGGAGATTAAGGAGCCCCCCACATGAAATCTCCCAAGACGGCGCTGTCGGCAGCGCTCGGACTGGGCCTCGCCGCCGCGCTCGCAGCCGCAGCGCCGGTCTCGGCAGCTTCCCCCTCGACCCATGCCAACTCCCACCGCAGCACCCCCGCCTCGATCGCCGCGTACACCGGATCGGCGGCCGAGAAGGCGGACACCAAGGCGTTCTTCGAGGCCGTCATGAAGTCGGCCCGCGCCAAGATGAAGGCACACCCGGACGCGGCCGCGGTCACCGTCACCTACGACGCCAGCGCCGCCCCGACGTACCAGAGCCAGATATCCCAGGCCGCGTCCATATGGAACGGCGCGGTCAAGAACGTCAAGCTCCAGGCGGGCAGCGGCGGCGACTTCCAGTACAAGGAGGGCGACGACCCGCGCGGTTCGTACGCCAGCACCGACGGCCACGGCAAGGGCTTCGTCTTCATCGACCACAAGCAGTCCCAGGAGTACAACTCCACGCGCGTGGTCGCCCACGAGACCGGCCATGTGCTGGGCCTGCCGGACCACTACGAGGGTCCGTGCAGCGAGCTGATGTCCGGCGGCGGCCCCGGCCCGTCCTGCCAGAACACCCAGCCGGACGCGAACGAGCGCGCCAAGGTGGACCAGCTCTGGGCCAACGGCCTGGCCGGCGTCCGCATCGGCACGGCCGCCTGACACCCCGGGCGGCCGGGTGGCCGCTTCGGCTGCCCGATGACGCGGTACGGCGGTGGCCGGCCGCTCTCCGGCCGGGCTGACGGGGCCGGGGAACGGCCGGCGGCCCGCGGGCCGACGAGGGCCGGTACCTGGCGGCCGGCCCTCGTGTCCCCACCGGCCCGGGTGTTCCGTACGTCCGCCCCTGCGGTGGGGCTCCTCCGGGAGCCCCACCGCTCGCGTGTGTCCGGGCGGTTGACGGACCGCGGCGGCAGTGGCCCTGCCGGGGTCAGCCCCAGAGGGCCCGCGCGAGGGCCACTCCGGCGAAGGCGGCGGCGAGTCCGGCGAGCAGGCTCAGCACGACGTTGGCCGCCGCGTAGAGGCGCGCCCCGTCGGTGGTCAGCCGCAGGGTCTCGTAGGAGAAGGTCGAGTAGGTCGTCAGCGCCCCGCACAGGCCCGTACCGACCAGCAGTTGGGCGTGCGAGGTGGCCGCGCCGGCGGCGACCGCGCCGGTCAGCAGGCCGAGGATCAGGCTGCCGACCACGTTGACGGCGAAGGTCCCCCAGGGGAAGACGCTGTCGTGCCGGGCCTGGACGAAGCGGTCGGTGAGGAAGCGCAGCGGTGCCCCGACCATGGCACCGGCCACCACCAGCAGCCAGTTCACCCGCGTCCGCCCTCCCCGCCGGCGGCCGGGTCCGGGCGCCCCTGGTACACGATCATCTCGCACGGGTCGAGCGTCACCAGGCCCCCGCCCGCCAGGAGTTCGTCCAGCTGCGGCAGGAACCCGCGGATCCGGTCCGCCGCGTCGACGGCGACCACCGCGACCGGCAGTTCCTCGCTGAGCGACAGCAGCCGCTGGGTGTGGATCACGGAGGTGGTCCCGAAGCCCTCGATGCCGCGGAAGACGCTGGCCCCGGCCAGTCCCGCCGCGCGGGCGCGGTGCACGATCTCCGCGTAGAGGGGCCGGTGGTGCCACACCTCCTGCTCGCCGACGACCACCGTCAACCGCAGCGCCGAAACCCCGCGGCCCGCCACCCCGTTCGCCGTTCCGTTCGCCGTGCCGTCGGTCATGCCGTCCGCCGCCTCAGTCCGAAGAGCGCCCGGGTCGCGGCCATCGCGGCCGTCACGGCCGCCAGCGCGGCGAACACGGTGGCCGCGAGATACGCCGGCGCCGCCGCCACCCGGTGGGCCTCCACCAGGCGCTCGATGTCCACGACATACGTCGAGAAGGTGGTGAAGCCGCCGAGGATGCCGGTGCCGAGGAACGGGCGGAGCAGCCGGTGCGCCGTCCACACCTCGGTGACCAGCACCATCAGGACGCCCATCAGCGCACATCCGGACACGTTGACGACGAGGGTCGTCCAGGGGAAGGCGCCGGTGCCGGTGGGCCAGATCAGGGCCGCCCCGTACCGGGCCACGGCGCCGATGGCACCGCCCGCGGCCACCGCGCCGATCACCGGCCACTCGCCCCGCCAGGGCGCCGCCCGGCGGGCTCGCTCGTCCATGTGTCTCCGTGACTGACGTGATCGGGTCTGCCGGGATCATCGCGTCCGCCGAGATCACCGACGCCCTCAGGTTAAGCCCGGCCATTTGACAGTGCTAAACATGGGATGTTCCCATCACCGGTAGAATTCTGCCGGGGAATCCGGCGAGGGAGCAGCGTGACGAGAGGACGGCCCGATGCCGCTGCGCAGCACCGCCCGTACCAGCCTGGTCGACCTGGTCATCGAGCAGATGGAGCGGCTGATCACCGAGGGCGAGTGGCCGGTGGGCACCAAGATCCCGGCCGAGCCGGTCCTGGTCGAGCAGCTGGACGTCGGCCGCAACACCGTCCGGGAGGCGGTCCGCGCGCTGGTGCACACCGGAATGCTGGAGCCGCGGCAGGGCGACGGGACGTACGTCCGCGCCCGCAGCGACTTCGGCGCCGCCGTGCAGCGGCGGCTGCGCCGCGCCGCCCACCTGGAGGCGTACGAGGTGCGGGCCTGCCTGGAGCGCGACGCCGCCCGCCATGCCGCCCGGCGCCGTACCGACGAGGACCTGGCCGCGCTGCGCGAGGCGCTGGCGGTGCGCGGCCGGGCCTGGGAGTCCGGCGACGTGGCCCGGTTCGTGGAGGCGGACATGCGGTTCCACCGGGCCGTCGCCGCCGCCGCGCACAACAGCGTGCTGGCCGAGCTCTACGAGCACCTGACCGACGCGCTGCGCGGCACGCTGGAGGCGGTGGTGGCCACTCCGCTGCTGCCCGACGCGGTACGCCATCAACTCGACGCGCACACCGCCATCGTCGACGCCATCGAGGCGCAGGACCCGGACGCCGCCGAGCGCGCGGCACTGGCGCATCTCACCGAGGCCGCCGACGCACTGCGCGAACCGCCCACGGAGACCGCGTAGCCGGCGGGCGCCGCCGCACCGCCCCCACCACACCGACCGCACCGACCGCACCGACCGCACACCACCGACGCGCGCGCGTCACCACGCGACGAGGGAAGGCCACCACCCATGACGGAAGGACCGAGAGGCATAACGGCAGGCACAACGGCGGCGCCGGAGCGGCCCGTTGCGCAGGCCGCGGCGCCCCCGGGCACGCCCGCCCCGGCCGGTGCCACCGGGCGCCGCGCGCTCCACCTGGGCGTCGGCGTCACCCTGCTGGCGCTGAACCTGCGCCCGGCGCTCGTCGCGGTCTCCCCGCTGGCCGGCACCATCCGCGCCGAGAGCGGAATGTCGGCCGCCGCCACCAGTCTGCTCACCGCGCTGCCGCTGCTCTGCTTCGGCCTGCTGGCACCCCTCGCGCCGCGGCTGGGCCGGCGCTTCGGCATGGAGCGGTCGCTGCTCGGCACCATGGCGCTGATCTGCCTGGGCACCGGGCTGCGGCTGCTGGACTCGGTCGTCGCGCTGTTCGCCGGCACCGTCGTGATCGGCGCCGGGATCGCCGTCGCCAACGTCCTGCTGCCCGGCCTGATCAAGCGGGACTTCCCGGCGAAGGCCGGCCTGATGACCGGGCTGTACTCCATGTCGCTGTTCGGCGGTGCCGCGCTCGCGGCCGGTGTGACCGTGCCCGTGCAGCAGGCCGCCGGACTCAGCTGGCAGGCCACGCTGGCCTGTTGGGGCGCGCTCGCGATCGTCGCGCTGCTCGTCTGGCTGCCGCAGCTCCGCAGCCGCACCCGGGTGCCGGCCGCCGCGGCCCGGGAGGCCGCCCATCCCGTACGCGGGCTGTGGCGCGACCCGCTGGCCTGGCAGGTCACCGGCTTCATGGGGCTGCAGTCGCTGAGCTACTACGCGGCCGCCGCCTGGCTGCCGACGATGCTCAAGGACGCCGGGATGGGCGCGGGCGACGCCGGCTGGATGCTGTCGTTCTCCTCGCTGCTGGGCATCGCGGGGTCGTTCCTGGCACCGGTCGTCGTCGGCCGCCGGCTGCCGGCCGGGGTGCTGGCGGCCCTCGGCGCGATGCTCTGCGCGGGCGGCTTCGCCGGCATGCTGGTGGCGCCGGTCGGCGGTGCGTACCTGTGGATGGCCCTGCTCGGCCTGGGCCAGGGCGCGGCGATCAGCCTCGCGCTGCTGTTCATCGTGCAGCGCGCCCCCGATGCCCGGCACACCGCCCAACTCTCCAGCATGGCCCAGTGCTTCGGCTACATCCTCGCGGCCACCGGCCCGGCCGTCCTGGGCGCCGTGCACGATGCCTCGGGCACCTGGACCGTCCCGCTGGCCGTCCTGCTGGCGCTGCTGCTCCCGCAGATCGCGGTCGGCCTGGGCGCGGCCCGGCCGCGGCACGTGACCGGACGGTGAGCGCGCGGGCCCGCGACGACGGACCCGCGGTGACGGCTAGAGCCAGCCGTTCCGCTTGAAACCGCGGTGCATCACCCAGCAGATCCCCAGCATCAGCGCCATGACCAGCGGATAGCCGAACGTCCAGCTCTTCTCCGGCATGTGCTCGAAGTTCATGCCGTAGATGCCGGTGACCATGGTGGGGACGGCCAGGATCGCGGCCCAGGCGGACATCCGGCGCATCGCCTCGTTCTGGGCGTTGGCGACCTCGGCGAGATGCGCCTGCAGTATGGAGTTGAGCAGTTCGTCGAAGCCGGTGATCTGCTCCCGGACCCGGTCCAGGTGGTCGGCGACGTCCCGGAAGTAGGTCGTGATCCGGGGGTCGATGTACGGCGTCGGCTTGTTCGCGAGTTGCTGGAGGGGGCGGTCCAGCGGGGTCACCGCCCGCTTCAGCTCCAGGAGTTCGCGCTTGAGCTGGTAGATGCGGCCGGCGCCGCCGCCGCCCCGTACGGAGAAGACCTCGCTCTCGACGTCGTCGATGTCGTCCTGGACGGCGGCGGCGACGTCCAGGTAGTCGTCCACCACGTGGTCGGCGACGGCGTGCAGTACGGCGGACGGGCCGAGCGCCAACTGGTCGGGGTCGCGCTCCAGTTGCTCGCGCAGCGGGCCCAGCGAGCCGTGCCCGCCGTGCCGTACGGTGATCACGAAGTCGGCGCCGGTGAAGACCATGATCTCGCCGGTGTCCACGACCTCGCTGGTGTCGGTGAGCCGGTCGTGCTCGACGTAGCGGCAGGTCTTGAAGACGGTGAACAGCGAGTCGTCGTACGCCTCCAGCTTGGGCCGCTGGTGGGCGTGGACCGCGTCCTCCACCGCGAGCGGGTGCAGCCCGAACAGCTCGACGATTCCGGCGAACTCCACCTCGGACGGCTCGTGCAGGCCGATCCAGACGAATCCGTCACCGGACGCGCGGACCTGGTGGAGCGCCGCCTCGGCCGACCGCTGGCCGTCCTGGCGCACACCGGAGACGTACACCGCGCAGTTCACCACGGCGGTGCCGAGCGGCGAGCGGGCGGGGTGGCTGAGGTCGACCCCTCCCTGGCGCGGCTGCGGCAGCCGGACGGCTTTGCGGAGGTTGCTGATCATCGACACCGCGCCAGTATCGCCCTGGGGCGCACGAGGAGTACGGCGGACGGGCCGATTGTGCGCAG
This window encodes:
- a CDS encoding magnesium and cobalt transport protein CorA, with translation MISNLRKAVRLPQPRQGGVDLSHPARSPLGTAVVNCAVYVSGVRQDGQRSAEAALHQVRASGDGFVWIGLHEPSEVEFAGIVELFGLHPLAVEDAVHAHQRPKLEAYDDSLFTVFKTCRYVEHDRLTDTSEVVDTGEIMVFTGADFVITVRHGGHGSLGPLREQLERDPDQLALGPSAVLHAVADHVVDDYLDVAAAVQDDIDDVESEVFSVRGGGGAGRIYQLKRELLELKRAVTPLDRPLQQLANKPTPYIDPRITTYFRDVADHLDRVREQITGFDELLNSILQAHLAEVANAQNEAMRRMSAWAAILAVPTMVTGIYGMNFEHMPEKSWTFGYPLVMALMLGICWVMHRGFKRNGWL
- the crcB gene encoding fluoride efflux transporter CrcB, which produces MNWLLVVAGAMVGAPLRFLTDRFVQARHDSVFPWGTFAVNVVGSLILGLLTGAVAAGAATSHAQLLVGTGLCGALTTYSTFSYETLRLTTDGARLYAAANVVLSLLAGLAAAFAGVALARALWG
- a CDS encoding fluoride efflux transporter FluC; this encodes MDERARRAAPWRGEWPVIGAVAAGGAIGAVARYGAALIWPTGTGAFPWTTLVVNVSGCALMGVLMVLVTEVWTAHRLLRPFLGTGILGGFTTFSTYVVDIERLVEAHRVAAAPAYLAATVFAALAAVTAAMAATRALFGLRRRTA
- a CDS encoding FadR/GntR family transcriptional regulator; this translates as MPLRSTARTSLVDLVIEQMERLITEGEWPVGTKIPAEPVLVEQLDVGRNTVREAVRALVHTGMLEPRQGDGTYVRARSDFGAAVQRRLRRAAHLEAYEVRACLERDAARHAARRRTDEDLAALREALAVRGRAWESGDVARFVEADMRFHRAVAAAAHNSVLAELYEHLTDALRGTLEAVVATPLLPDAVRHQLDAHTAIVDAIEAQDPDAAERAALAHLTEAADALREPPTETA
- the snpA gene encoding snapalysin, whose protein sequence is MKSPKTALSAALGLGLAAALAAAAPVSAASPSTHANSHRSTPASIAAYTGSAAEKADTKAFFEAVMKSARAKMKAHPDAAAVTVTYDASAAPTYQSQISQAASIWNGAVKNVKLQAGSGGDFQYKEGDDPRGSYASTDGHGKGFVFIDHKQSQEYNSTRVVAHETGHVLGLPDHYEGPCSELMSGGGPGPSCQNTQPDANERAKVDQLWANGLAGVRIGTAA
- a CDS encoding DUF190 domain-containing protein, producing the protein MTDGTANGTANGVAGRGVSALRLTVVVGEQEVWHHRPLYAEIVHRARAAGLAGASVFRGIEGFGTTSVIHTQRLLSLSEELPVAVVAVDAADRIRGFLPQLDELLAGGGLVTLDPCEMIVYQGRPDPAAGGEGGRG
- a CDS encoding CynX/NimT family MFS transporter; translated protein: MTEGPRGITAGTTAAPERPVAQAAAPPGTPAPAGATGRRALHLGVGVTLLALNLRPALVAVSPLAGTIRAESGMSAAATSLLTALPLLCFGLLAPLAPRLGRRFGMERSLLGTMALICLGTGLRLLDSVVALFAGTVVIGAGIAVANVLLPGLIKRDFPAKAGLMTGLYSMSLFGGAALAAGVTVPVQQAAGLSWQATLACWGALAIVALLVWLPQLRSRTRVPAAAAREAAHPVRGLWRDPLAWQVTGFMGLQSLSYYAAAAWLPTMLKDAGMGAGDAGWMLSFSSLLGIAGSFLAPVVVGRRLPAGVLAALGAMLCAGGFAGMLVAPVGGAYLWMALLGLGQGAAISLALLFIVQRAPDARHTAQLSSMAQCFGYILAATGPAVLGAVHDASGTWTVPLAVLLALLLPQIAVGLGAARPRHVTGR